One window from the genome of Marinifilum sp. JC120 encodes:
- the atpB gene encoding ATP synthase F0 subunit A translates to MAGGLPHPLLIMTELNNALGTHIPNHVWYTWFGMSVLFVLGFIVSRRLSLVPGGVQNLAEIIIGGLEDFVVSNVGEGGRQVFPFMCTLFVYILVLNLMGLVPGFDAPTANVNTNAAMAVCTFLYYNYIGLKLHGAGYIKHFMGPIPALAPLMFIIEVVSHISRPLSLTLRLFGNIRGEEIVLVLLFLLAPVVSTLPMYFLFMLAKVIQAFIFFMLTMIYLKGSLEEAH, encoded by the coding sequence ATGGCTGGAGGTTTACCACATCCATTATTGATCATGACAGAGCTTAATAATGCTCTGGGAACTCACATCCCCAACCACGTGTGGTACACATGGTTCGGAATGAGTGTTCTTTTTGTACTGGGTTTCATCGTATCCAGAAGGCTCAGTCTGGTTCCTGGCGGGGTGCAGAACCTTGCCGAGATCATCATCGGGGGACTGGAAGATTTTGTCGTCAGTAACGTCGGTGAGGGCGGACGTCAGGTTTTCCCTTTCATGTGTACTCTTTTTGTATACATCCTCGTACTGAACCTCATGGGTCTTGTTCCCGGTTTTGACGCTCCTACTGCGAACGTCAACACCAACGCAGCGATGGCTGTATGTACTTTTCTTTATTACAACTATATTGGTCTCAAACTTCATGGGGCCGGTTACATCAAGCATTTCATGGGCCCAATTCCGGCTCTTGCTCCCTTGATGTTTATCATCGAAGTGGTTTCCCACATCTCCCGTCCGCTTTCGCTTACACTGCGTCTGTTCGGTAACATCCGGGGTGAAGAAATCGTTCTCGTACTTCTGTTCCTGCTTGCTCCCGTAGTTTCCACCCTGCCCATGTACTTCCTGTTCATGCTGGCAAAGGTTATCCAGGCTTTCATTTTCTTCATGCTGACCATGATTTATCTGAAAGGTTCTCTGGAAGAAGCTCACTAG
- a CDS encoding ATP-binding protein — MTINELTLDRLSSRQEPSEIKYISSNEIPESKYDYDQFQPRALQAFRMALAIKGTCHNLYLSGDPNLGRSYFAREYFQLRAAKQATPPDQLYLHNFSRQDHPISVSLPAGRGNKFKTAMSETVSQIKEQLPTWFEREPHVKALEQISRTFQDEREDLFGNMEELAKERGFSLEIDDHGGLTLIPLVEGRILNDDEFERLDPEVRKTLRNAADDLLAEVTTILRRISKTEEGFRKDERKLHQDSAKELLKDLLAPLHENFDEFEKIKSYLGDLEEELLDNIELFMPKEPQAASPIPGLQLPEASPVEELFSRFEVNLLVDNSKTEGAPVVMADHPTLFNLLGSIERESEMGALYTDFTLIRAGAIHKANHGYLIVYVDDILSTPSSWEGLLRALRTGQAKIEDPGDGDQVRTKTIEPEPIPLDLTVILIGSEETYEILLYNDERFGKYFKLKAHMQLSAERKPDNVERFVRVLGKIIQDSKLLPFEQDSLARVVDYSSRLAEDQKKLSLRIPLIKEMMVEASALAKLDGKENVDLPALEEAISMKDFRSNLYEDEYMNEYDREVIKVETSGEGVGRANGLSVTLFGNYEFGLPHQISCTIGVGHGGILDLEREARMGGPIHTKGMMIIKSYLVGLFAQDKPIVLTGSLCFEQSYAGIEGDSASGAELASLLSGISGVPIKFDYAFTGAVSQSGSIMAVGGVSRKVEGFFEVCRRRGLNGKQGVLIPADNVVNLMLRSEVVQAVENGEFHIYPVKTIEEAIYILTGTEAGVRDEDGKFPEGTLYRKADDRLAELAKLASLAECKK; from the coding sequence ATGACTATCAATGAATTGACACTGGACAGACTCAGCTCCAGACAAGAACCGTCAGAAATTAAATATATTTCCAGCAACGAAATACCCGAATCAAAATACGATTACGACCAGTTCCAGCCCCGGGCATTACAGGCCTTCCGCATGGCCCTTGCCATCAAAGGGACCTGCCACAACTTATACCTTTCCGGTGATCCCAACCTCGGCAGGAGCTACTTTGCCCGCGAATATTTCCAACTGCGTGCCGCAAAACAGGCCACTCCGCCGGACCAGCTTTACCTGCATAATTTCTCCCGACAGGACCATCCCATTTCAGTGAGCCTTCCTGCCGGACGGGGTAATAAATTCAAAACCGCCATGTCCGAAACGGTTTCTCAGATCAAGGAACAGCTTCCCACATGGTTTGAGCGTGAGCCGCATGTAAAAGCCCTTGAACAGATATCCCGAACCTTTCAGGATGAACGGGAAGACCTTTTCGGCAACATGGAAGAGTTGGCCAAAGAACGTGGCTTCAGCCTTGAGATTGACGATCACGGTGGACTGACTCTGATCCCACTGGTGGAAGGCCGCATCCTAAACGATGACGAATTTGAACGCCTTGACCCCGAGGTGCGCAAGACTCTGCGCAATGCCGCAGATGACCTGCTGGCTGAAGTGACCACCATCCTGCGCCGCATCAGCAAGACCGAAGAGGGTTTCCGTAAGGATGAGCGCAAATTGCATCAGGACTCCGCCAAAGAGTTGCTCAAAGACCTGCTGGCTCCGCTGCATGAAAATTTTGATGAATTCGAAAAAATCAAAAGCTATCTGGGTGACCTTGAAGAAGAACTTCTTGATAATATCGAGCTGTTCATGCCCAAGGAACCGCAGGCCGCATCTCCCATCCCCGGTTTGCAACTCCCTGAAGCCTCCCCGGTGGAAGAACTTTTCTCCCGTTTTGAAGTTAACCTGTTAGTAGATAACAGCAAAACCGAAGGTGCCCCGGTGGTTATGGCCGACCACCCGACCCTGTTCAACCTGCTCGGTTCCATTGAACGTGAATCCGAAATGGGAGCCCTGTATACTGACTTCACCCTTATCCGAGCCGGGGCTATCCACAAAGCCAACCATGGATACCTGATTGTCTATGTCGATGATATTTTGAGCACACCCTCCTCATGGGAAGGGTTATTGCGTGCCCTGCGCACCGGGCAGGCCAAAATTGAAGATCCTGGCGACGGCGATCAGGTCCGCACCAAAACCATTGAGCCGGAACCCATCCCCTTGGACCTGACCGTGATCCTGATCGGCTCTGAAGAAACTTACGAAATATTATTATATAACGACGAAAGATTCGGTAAATACTTCAAGCTCAAGGCTCATATGCAGCTCAGTGCTGAGCGTAAACCGGACAATGTAGAACGTTTTGTCCGGGTGTTGGGCAAGATTATTCAGGATTCTAAACTACTGCCCTTTGAACAAGACTCATTGGCACGGGTAGTGGATTATTCCAGCCGTCTTGCTGAAGACCAGAAAAAACTTTCCCTGCGCATCCCGCTAATCAAGGAAATGATGGTCGAAGCATCAGCATTGGCAAAACTGGACGGCAAAGAAAATGTGGACCTTCCCGCATTGGAAGAAGCTATTTCCATGAAAGACTTCCGCTCCAATCTTTATGAAGATGAATACATGAACGAGTATGACCGCGAGGTCATCAAGGTGGAAACCTCCGGTGAAGGTGTCGGACGGGCCAACGGACTTTCTGTTACCCTGTTCGGTAATTACGAATTCGGCCTGCCGCACCAGATATCCTGCACCATCGGCGTAGGTCATGGCGGGATTCTCGACCTTGAACGCGAAGCCCGCATGGGCGGACCCATCCACACCAAAGGCATGATGATCATCAAAAGCTATCTGGTGGGACTCTTTGCACAGGACAAGCCCATCGTACTGACCGGGAGCCTCTGCTTTGAGCAAAGCTATGCAGGAATTGAAGGAGACTCCGCGTCCGGTGCCGAGCTAGCCTCATTGCTTTCCGGAATTTCCGGGGTGCCCATCAAATTCGACTACGCCTTTACCGGGGCGGTCAGTCAGTCCGGTTCCATCATGGCCGTAGGCGGAGTCAGCCGCAAGGTTGAGGGTTTTTTTGAGGTCTGTCGCCGCAGGGGCTTGAACGGAAAGCAGGGAGTTCTCATTCCGGCCGATAATGTGGTAAACCTCATGCTCAGGAGCGAGGTTGTCCAAGCTGTGGAAAATGGTGAATTCCATATTTACCCGGTCAAAACCATTGAAGAAGCCATTTACATCCTCACCGGAACGGAAGCCGGAGTCCGGGATGAAGACGGTAAATTCCCGGAAGGAACGCTTTACCGCAAAGCTGATGACAGGCTGGCGGAACTGGCAAAACTGGCCAGCCTTGCAGAATGTAAAAAATAA
- the atpE gene encoding ATP synthase F0 subunit C produces MRKALLIVLNTMALVLAAGAAFAAGVAPEVASATATATALGMAIAAAGCGIGQGLGLKAACEGTARNPEAGGKITVTLILGLAFVESLAIYALVVNLILLFANPLIG; encoded by the coding sequence ATGCGTAAAGCTCTGCTTATCGTTCTGAACACCATGGCTCTGGTTCTCGCTGCTGGTGCAGCATTCGCTGCTGGCGTAGCTCCTGAAGTTGCTTCCGCAACCGCTACTGCTACCGCTCTCGGTATGGCTATCGCTGCTGCTGGTTGTGGTATCGGTCAGGGCCTCGGTCTGAAAGCTGCTTGTGAAGGTACTGCACGTAACCCCGAAGCTGGTGGTAAAATCACTGTTACTCTGATTCTTGGCCTGGCATTCGTAGAATCCCTCGCCATTTACGCTCTCGTTGTTAACCTGATCCTGCTCTTCGCTAACCCCCTCATCGGTTAG
- a CDS encoding MarR family transcriptional regulator has protein sequence MLKKHVSFGFMNSQMGRLHKAILAEKLKSIGITYGQVGFIMQATRFPGRSQDELSTVLSVDKAATARAVAKLVKQGLLYREENPVNKRQKLVYPTEKAMALRENLHRELIESNKIMMSGLTKEESEMLIKLMVKVIDRSRENLDMPRVWDYL, from the coding sequence ATGTTAAAAAAACACGTTTCATTCGGTTTTATGAACAGTCAGATGGGTAGGCTGCACAAGGCTATCCTCGCTGAAAAGCTTAAATCAATAGGCATAACCTACGGTCAGGTCGGCTTTATCATGCAGGCAACTCGGTTTCCGGGCAGGTCGCAGGATGAATTGTCCACGGTTTTGAGCGTGGATAAGGCTGCTACTGCCCGGGCTGTGGCAAAATTGGTCAAGCAGGGGTTGCTTTATAGGGAAGAAAACCCTGTGAATAAACGTCAAAAGCTGGTTTACCCCACTGAGAAGGCCATGGCTCTTCGAGAAAACTTACATCGTGAATTAATTGAAAGTAATAAGATAATGATGTCCGGCCTTACAAAAGAAGAATCTGAGATGCTGATAAAGTTGATGGTCAAAGTAATTGATAGAAGTCGTGAAAATCTCGATATGCCTCGTGTTTGGGATTATTTATAG
- the rsmG gene encoding 16S rRNA (guanine(527)-N(7))-methyltransferase RsmG — MAEINISAADILGAASKSGRKLKDNPAQDEGFKAATDQARILAYYLTLLVKWNKSMNLVGPQGWEKVFHSLIIDSLYLADFLDSLDLPDNPVSLDLGAGAGLPGIPLRTLWQAGDYHLVESREKRCIFMRTALRMMKLPRTEVFQGRAEKFPQETLPADLILSKAFMPWKELLEFVKPMVAPQGRIVILSNDPAPSAQDLEELGHDLEDSMQYKAGGKVHYFWCLRRARGSWG; from the coding sequence ATGGCGGAAATAAATATCAGTGCAGCGGATATTCTGGGTGCGGCAAGTAAGTCCGGGCGTAAGCTTAAGGATAATCCGGCGCAGGATGAAGGGTTCAAGGCCGCAACCGATCAGGCAAGGATTTTGGCATATTACCTGACCCTGCTGGTCAAGTGGAATAAGTCCATGAATTTAGTCGGGCCGCAGGGATGGGAGAAAGTTTTTCATTCCTTGATTATCGACAGTTTGTATCTGGCGGATTTTCTGGATTCTCTTGATCTGCCAGACAATCCCGTTTCCCTAGATCTGGGAGCCGGGGCCGGATTACCCGGAATTCCTCTGCGTACTCTTTGGCAGGCCGGGGATTATCATCTGGTTGAATCGCGCGAGAAGCGTTGTATATTCATGCGCACTGCCTTGCGGATGATGAAGCTCCCACGCACCGAGGTTTTTCAGGGCCGGGCGGAAAAGTTTCCGCAGGAAACACTTCCCGCTGACTTGATTCTGAGCAAGGCTTTCATGCCTTGGAAAGAGCTTTTGGAATTTGTAAAGCCAATGGTTGCACCGCAAGGCAGGATCGTGATTCTTTCAAACGATCCCGCTCCGTCCGCTCAGGACTTGGAAGAGCTGGGGCATGATCTGGAAGATTCCATGCAGTATAAGGCCGGTGGCAAAGTGCATTATTTCTGGTGCTTGCGACGGGCTCGCGGTAGTTGGGGGTAG
- a CDS encoding redox-sensing transcriptional repressor Rex — MKTQNIPKATIKRLAVYIQVLTGLKRDGVEVISSEKLARACSVNPSQIRKDLAYFGEFGVRGVGYYVHELISSIKQSLGVDRVWGCALVGVGNLGRALLRHKEFALRGFSIRAAFDCDPYKIGEVVSGLEVVCTRQFKARVEELGLEIGIITTPPERAQRAANYLVDGGIKGIVNFAQARIEVPKNVPVEYVDFTHHFYSVAFNISSME, encoded by the coding sequence GTGAAAACCCAGAATATCCCCAAAGCGACCATTAAAAGGCTTGCTGTTTACATACAGGTTTTGACAGGACTCAAACGGGACGGAGTAGAGGTTATATCCTCTGAGAAACTGGCCCGTGCATGTTCGGTCAATCCTTCTCAGATTCGTAAGGATCTGGCATATTTCGGTGAATTTGGCGTGCGTGGCGTTGGCTATTACGTGCACGAACTCATCTCTTCAATTAAGCAGTCCCTCGGTGTTGACCGGGTTTGGGGCTGTGCTCTTGTTGGCGTCGGTAACCTCGGGCGCGCTTTGTTGCGTCATAAGGAATTTGCTCTGCGCGGTTTTTCCATTCGCGCTGCATTTGACTGCGATCCCTATAAAATCGGGGAAGTGGTTTCCGGGCTTGAGGTTGTCTGCACTCGCCAGTTCAAGGCAAGAGTGGAAGAGTTGGGGCTTGAGATCGGAATCATTACTACACCTCCTGAAAGGGCGCAGCGTGCTGCAAACTATCTTGTGGACGGTGGTATCAAAGGCATCGTTAACTTCGCTCAGGCGCGAATTGAAGTACCTAAAAATGTTCCGGTAGAATACGTTGATTTCACTCATCATTTTTATTCCGTAGCTTTTAATATCAGCTCTATGGAATAA
- a CDS encoding 23S rRNA (pseudouridine(1915)-N(3))-methyltransferase RlmH: MSKIRFIWVGKIKEPFFRDGCAHYTKKLGRFHKLEETILKDAPGKLPPKDKVLHEGKSIISKVKPSDLLICLDEKGKEMTSVELSKQLQRWTEDPNLTPTFVIGGPFGLADEVKNAARVKLSLSKMTLPHELARTMLLEQLYRAASILRGSPYHHV; encoded by the coding sequence ATGAGCAAAATAAGATTTATATGGGTCGGTAAAATCAAGGAACCCTTTTTCCGCGACGGTTGCGCCCATTATACTAAGAAACTCGGCCGCTTCCACAAGCTGGAGGAAACAATCCTCAAGGATGCCCCGGGCAAGCTGCCGCCAAAGGATAAAGTCCTGCACGAAGGCAAATCCATCATATCCAAAGTCAAACCCTCGGACCTGCTCATCTGCCTTGATGAAAAAGGCAAGGAAATGACCTCGGTGGAACTTTCCAAGCAGCTGCAACGCTGGACCGAGGACCCGAACCTGACCCCAACTTTCGTCATCGGAGGTCCTTTTGGACTGGCTGATGAAGTTAAGAACGCGGCGCGGGTCAAACTTTCTCTGAGCAAGATGACCCTGCCTCACGAACTGGCCCGGACCATGCTCCTTGAGCAGCTCTACCGCGCTGCTTCCATACTTCGTGGTTCGCCTTATCATCATGTTTAA
- a CDS encoding serine/threonine protein phosphatase, which yields MPESNKKWIAFGDVHQSLKFIDLLPGLEEACGVIITGDLTNHSPAGTIEKIWDIVYSKNKNILAQLGNMDRSNVTDFLKEKGANLHCEFRELAEGIKIMGVGCSIPTPFGTPSEITEEEMSSYLEETHDRLGGYEQLVLVVHDSPFNTKLDVLGNGMHVGSKSVRTFIEDHQPDIVLCGHIHESSGEDHIGKSHIINPGMASGGGYVLVSIKDGKLNATLKQI from the coding sequence ATGCCTGAATCCAATAAAAAATGGATTGCTTTCGGTGATGTACACCAGAGCCTTAAATTCATTGACCTTCTCCCGGGGCTTGAAGAAGCTTGCGGAGTGATCATCACCGGAGACCTGACCAACCACTCCCCGGCCGGGACAATTGAAAAGATCTGGGACATCGTCTACAGCAAGAACAAGAATATCCTTGCCCAGCTGGGCAATATGGACAGAAGCAATGTTACTGACTTTCTTAAGGAAAAAGGTGCAAACCTGCATTGCGAATTCCGCGAACTTGCTGAGGGCATAAAGATCATGGGCGTAGGCTGTTCCATCCCCACCCCTTTCGGGACCCCCAGTGAGATAACTGAGGAAGAGATGTCCAGCTACCTTGAAGAAACTCATGACCGTCTCGGCGGCTACGAGCAGCTGGTCCTTGTGGTTCACGATTCTCCTTTCAATACCAAACTCGATGTCCTCGGCAATGGAATGCATGTGGGCAGTAAGTCCGTACGCACATTCATAGAAGACCACCAGCCGGACATCGTTCTCTGCGGCCACATCCATGAATCCAGCGGAGAAGATCACATCGGCAAATCCCACATAATCAACCCCGGCATGGCTTCCGGCGGCGGGTACGTACTCGTCTCCATTAAGGACGGCAAGCTGAATGCAACACTTAAACAGATTTAA
- a CDS encoding LysM peptidoglycan-binding domain-containing protein, translated as MKKLTLLAIVFSLMFTWGCAKKQVQQEDVVVVEETEVVVVEEEPAAEVVPPTPMEIYESEYKTLPTSHVVTKGECLWWIAEYQQIYNDPFMWPLIYKANRDQIKNPDLIYAGQSLEVPRAGFTLDEVKDIRKQAGASWKALQPAENAVVPGEMKAALGYL; from the coding sequence ATGAAAAAACTGACTTTGCTCGCAATCGTATTCAGCCTGATGTTTACATGGGGATGTGCTAAAAAGCAGGTCCAGCAGGAAGATGTTGTGGTTGTTGAAGAAACTGAAGTTGTAGTTGTTGAAGAAGAACCCGCAGCTGAAGTTGTTCCTCCGACTCCCATGGAAATCTACGAAAGTGAGTACAAAACTCTGCCCACTTCACACGTAGTAACCAAAGGCGAATGCCTCTGGTGGATCGCTGAATACCAGCAGATTTACAACGATCCTTTCATGTGGCCCCTTATTTACAAAGCAAACAGGGACCAGATCAAGAACCCTGACCTGATTTACGCAGGCCAGAGCCTTGAAGTTCCCCGCGCTGGCTTCACCCTTGACGAAGTTAAGGATATCCGCAAGCAGGCAGGCGCCTCTTGGAAAGCTCTTCAGCCCGCTGAGAACGCAGTTGTTCCCGGTGAAATGAAAGCAGCTCTCGGTTACCTGTAG
- a CDS encoding ATP synthase subunit I → MKINQKTESFLHRRGFTHPDVRSLVRNQLYLAVGTCFIAAVLSIGFAHWALGLAAGAVLVTFNFWSLAKFGQHLAYMRKGAVVSLLIRFYGRLILSGLAIYGLIVWGQCSITALLVGLSTVVANAIFWGVAGLRQKVKEA, encoded by the coding sequence ATGAAAATAAATCAGAAGACTGAATCATTCCTCCACAGGCGGGGCTTCACTCATCCGGACGTACGCAGTTTGGTACGAAATCAATTGTATCTTGCTGTTGGAACATGTTTTATCGCTGCCGTATTATCCATCGGGTTTGCCCATTGGGCACTGGGTTTGGCAGCAGGAGCGGTTCTAGTAACGTTCAACTTCTGGTCGCTGGCCAAGTTCGGTCAGCATCTGGCTTATATGCGCAAGGGCGCGGTTGTGTCCTTGTTGATTCGCTTCTACGGTCGACTCATTTTATCCGGGTTGGCCATTTACGGACTCATCGTCTGGGGGCAGTGTTCCATAACCGCTCTTCTGGTAGGTCTTAGTACAGTAGTTGCGAATGCGATATTTTGGGGCGTAGCCGGGTTACGGCAAAAAGTGAAGGAGGCATAA
- a CDS encoding sigma-54-dependent Fis family transcriptional regulator, translated as MANVLIIDDDPFIGELLIAIAEALNHNGEKALTLKEGMTLAREERFDVVFLDVILPDGNGLDALPELQQLTNMPEVIIITGKGDSKGAELAINSGAWDYISKPASQEEYMLHMKRVFQYRSEKQSSSPKLGHHNIVGRSDSIMRCLGQAAKAAESHVGVLLLGETGTGKELFARAVHDNSMRRTGPFIIVDCASIPENLVESILFGHQRGAFTSADKSQEGLITKADGGTLFLDEVGELPVSIQKSFLRVLQERTYRPVGGNEEEQSDFRLVAATNRDLEALVQNGRFRQDLLYRLQAFNIELPPLRQRGEDIHRLSRYYLNKLAADFNASPIAISDEFLDALKSYPWPGNVRELFNVLEQVFTSNPGAGEFLPIHLPVRLRVSAAQASVLPKQETRNSLTLIKGNKPRKNQGQNEEIPLPKINVPDVNKLPFFKEYREEAVKNAEKIYLEQLILLSRANMTEAAKVSGISVSRLYALLKKHNIKKQYSVEQ; from the coding sequence ATGGCAAATGTCCTAATTATTGATGATGACCCGTTTATCGGAGAACTGCTAATCGCCATAGCCGAAGCCCTGAACCACAACGGGGAAAAAGCCCTAACCCTTAAAGAGGGCATGACCTTAGCCCGCGAAGAACGTTTCGACGTTGTTTTTCTCGATGTAATCCTGCCTGATGGTAATGGGCTGGACGCCCTGCCTGAGTTGCAACAGCTGACTAACATGCCGGAAGTTATCATCATCACAGGCAAAGGTGATTCAAAGGGTGCGGAACTAGCTATCAATTCAGGAGCATGGGACTATATTTCAAAACCTGCCAGCCAGGAAGAATACATGCTGCATATGAAGCGAGTCTTCCAGTACCGCAGCGAAAAACAATCCTCCAGTCCCAAACTCGGACACCACAATATTGTAGGACGCTCTGACTCAATAATGCGTTGCCTCGGTCAGGCCGCTAAAGCAGCCGAAAGTCATGTGGGAGTACTCCTGCTTGGAGAGACAGGCACAGGCAAGGAACTCTTTGCCCGGGCTGTGCATGATAACAGCATGCGCCGCACTGGGCCTTTCATAATTGTGGACTGCGCATCCATCCCTGAAAACCTTGTGGAATCCATTCTATTCGGTCATCAGCGCGGAGCTTTCACCAGTGCTGACAAAAGTCAAGAAGGACTGATTACCAAGGCAGACGGTGGAACACTTTTTCTTGATGAAGTGGGCGAACTGCCTGTTTCGATACAAAAATCATTTCTCAGAGTATTACAAGAGCGCACTTATCGTCCTGTTGGAGGTAATGAAGAAGAACAAAGTGATTTCAGGCTGGTAGCGGCAACCAACCGTGATCTTGAAGCATTGGTCCAAAACGGACGCTTCAGGCAGGATCTGCTATACAGATTACAAGCCTTCAACATCGAGCTCCCCCCCTTAAGACAGCGCGGCGAAGACATCCACAGACTATCCCGCTACTACCTTAACAAGCTGGCAGCTGATTTTAATGCTTCACCCATTGCTATATCTGATGAATTTCTTGATGCACTCAAGTCATACCCATGGCCGGGGAATGTGCGTGAACTATTCAATGTACTGGAACAGGTTTTCACCTCAAATCCCGGTGCCGGGGAATTTTTACCCATCCACCTCCCGGTTAGACTGCGCGTCTCAGCGGCACAGGCATCAGTGCTCCCTAAGCAGGAAACCCGTAACAGTCTGACCTTGATTAAAGGTAACAAACCTCGCAAAAACCAAGGCCAAAACGAAGAAATTCCTTTACCCAAAATCAATGTACCGGATGTTAACAAACTCCCGTTCTTTAAAGAATACCGGGAAGAAGCGGTTAAAAATGCGGAAAAAATTTATCTTGAGCAATTGATCCTCCTCAGCCGGGCAAATATGACGGAGGCAGCTAAAGTATCCGGGATTTCGGTATCCAGACTTTACGCCTTGCTAAAAAAACACAATATCAAGAAGCAGTACTCAGTCGAGCAATAA
- a CDS encoding AtpZ/AtpI family protein, translating into MFFLNGNKETFDLLGNAATIGTHLVVSTFVGLGIGWYLDKWLGTKPWLLIVFLCFGIAAGFKNVFDEVQRIQKKDQGKVPETNENKSED; encoded by the coding sequence ATGTTCTTCTTAAATGGGAATAAAGAGACTTTTGATCTGCTCGGCAATGCCGCAACGATCGGAACTCATCTAGTTGTCTCCACCTTTGTCGGGTTGGGTATCGGGTGGTATCTCGATAAATGGTTGGGAACGAAGCCTTGGCTTCTAATTGTTTTCTTGTGTTTCGGAATCGCTGCCGGCTTCAAGAATGTATTCGATGAAGTTCAGCGCATTCAAAAAAAGGATCAGGGGAAAGTTCCTGAAACCAATGAAAATAAATCAGAAGACTGA
- a CDS encoding MFS transporter, with the protein MDDAKKRAVIFAVSVTQFTMPFMFSAVGITLPVMGTEFGASGLDLSLVESVYIGSVAALLLPFGRLADMHGRQPMFRLGVLLYAVFTLLIGFAQNIDTVIVLRMIQGIVGGMCIATNMALLTNSVPKEERGKAMGLAVAAVYVGLSAGPYVGGLLTSHLGWRWIYYLSMFPLGISYYVAYRNLNGKFRSSTEKFDYSGSVLISLSIAAIVFGGTSLGAGWFGPAALIAGIFGVALFVYMQDRTEFPLVELTLFKERRDFSDAALVQFINYAGTFGIVFLFSLYMQSVKGFTPHDAGLVLVIQPVVQAVLSPLCGGLADRFSPRVLALLGMVACTVGTVMGAMVTSQTSLFYLYTMFVVLGVGFALFSSPNMIILMGSVPPSRYGFASAITGGLRTLGMVFSMVIIAIFLSTIMGKAPVCPETAVDYLTVMRFSLFTLAVLCGIAVLISIRAVFKRQRVAKDGLCVQSAGNSKEG; encoded by the coding sequence ATGGATGATGCAAAGAAAAGAGCCGTAATATTTGCTGTGTCGGTCACCCAGTTCACTATGCCTTTCATGTTTTCGGCTGTGGGTATAACCCTGCCTGTCATGGGAACTGAGTTCGGAGCAAGCGGGTTGGATCTTAGTCTTGTGGAATCTGTATATATAGGCAGTGTGGCCGCGTTGCTGCTGCCCTTTGGAAGGTTGGCTGACATGCACGGCAGGCAGCCTATGTTTCGGCTGGGAGTGCTATTGTATGCAGTCTTTACCTTGTTGATAGGATTTGCTCAGAATATTGATACCGTAATCGTGTTGCGTATGATCCAGGGTATAGTTGGGGGAATGTGTATTGCCACCAACATGGCTCTGCTGACGAATTCTGTTCCTAAGGAGGAGCGCGGTAAGGCCATGGGTTTGGCTGTGGCTGCTGTTTATGTTGGGCTTTCCGCAGGACCATATGTGGGAGGTCTTTTGACATCTCATTTGGGCTGGCGTTGGATTTACTACCTGAGTATGTTTCCACTGGGAATTTCATATTATGTCGCCTACCGCAACCTTAATGGAAAATTCCGTTCTTCGACTGAAAAATTTGATTATTCCGGCAGTGTTCTCATTTCCTTGTCTATTGCTGCAATTGTTTTCGGCGGAACCAGTCTCGGTGCCGGATGGTTCGGACCAGCAGCGTTGATAGCCGGGATATTTGGGGTTGCGTTATTTGTTTACATGCAGGATAGGACGGAATTTCCGTTGGTTGAATTGACCCTGTTCAAAGAAAGGCGGGATTTTTCCGATGCCGCTCTGGTTCAATTCATCAACTATGCCGGGACCTTCGGTATCGTTTTTCTGTTCAGCCTATACATGCAGTCCGTTAAGGGGTTTACACCCCATGATGCCGGACTGGTTCTTGTCATTCAGCCTGTTGTGCAGGCGGTGCTGTCACCTCTTTGCGGTGGGTTGGCGGATAGATTTTCCCCGCGGGTATTGGCCCTGCTGGGTATGGTCGCTTGTACTGTCGGAACCGTCATGGGAGCCATGGTCACGTCGCAGACCAGTCTTTTTTACTTGTACACCATGTTTGTGGTGCTGGGAGTGGGGTTTGCTTTGTTCTCATCCCCGAACATGATCATTCTCATGGGCAGTGTTCCACCGTCCCGCTACGGTTTTGCTTCAGCAATTACCGGGGGGCTTAGAACTCTGGGTATGGTTTTCAGTATGGTTATCATTGCTATTTTCCTTTCAACTATAATGGGTAAGGCTCCGGTTTGCCCTGAAACCGCAGTGGACTACCTGACCGTGATGCGTTTTTCATTATTCACTCTTGCTGTTTTGTGTGGAATTGCGGTGCTGATTTCCATTCGCGCGGTGTTCAAAAGGCAAAGAGTTGCCAAGGACGGGCTTTGTGTGCAATCTGCCGGGAACAGCAAGGAGGGCTAA